Proteins found in one Populus alba chromosome 14, ASM523922v2, whole genome shotgun sequence genomic segment:
- the LOC118049470 gene encoding probable serine/threonine-protein kinase PBL19 isoform X1, translating into MEVCPTSIIRSVFEGRQKIWHLNKILTTSSTHSTLQKKMKCFQYYFKDKSRSRGRRSAPELKQRSTTKTDDSLYTTDGMIKSSCSETSQRGISEMYEEKAHNLRVFSFSELRNATNGFNRLFKIGEGGFGNVYKGSIKPADGEGDPIVVAIKKLNADGFQGHKQWVTEVQFLGVLEHPNLVKLLGYCAVDGERGIQRLLVYEFMRNKSLDDHLFNKAYPVLPWKTRLQIILGAAQGLAFLHEGLEVQVIYRDFKTSNVLLDEDLKPKLSDFGLAREGPMAGRTHVSTAVVGTYGYAAPDYVETGHLTARSDVWSFGVVLYEILTGRRSLERNRPKVEQKLLEWVKQLPADSKKFGLIMDPRLGNQYSMSAARRIARLADSCLLKSAKDRPKMSQVAETLEKIIQDSSEGSPSKNSFEATGNDDLIDSSKKPDHVEASESWKRRMAHLAKLSEHVDGASRRRFVITQRAKVP; encoded by the exons ATGGAAGTCTGTCCTACCTCTATTATTAG ATCAGTTTTTGAAGGCAGGCAAAAAATTTGGCATTTGAACAAGATCCTTACCACTAGTTCTACTCATTcaactttgcaaaaaaaaatgaagtgttTTCAGTATTACTTCAAGGACAAATCAAGAAGCAGGGGACGAAGATCAGCACCGGAATTGAAACAGCGAAGTACAACGAAGACCGATGATTCTTTATATACTACTGATGGGATGATCAAGTCTTCATGCTCAGAAACTTCACAGAGAGGCATATCAGAAATGTATGAAGAGAAGGCTCATAATCTGAGAGTCTTTTCTTTCTCAGAGCTCAGAAATGCAACTAACGGTTTCAATAGGCTGTTTAAGATCGGGGAAGGTGGATTTGGTAATGTCTATAAAGGTTCAATCAAGCCTGCTGATGGAGAAGGTGACCCTATTGTTGTTGCAATTAAGAAGCTTAACGCAGATGGCTTCCAG GGTCATAAACAATGGGTGACCGAAGTTCAATTTCTTGGTGTTCTGGAGCATCCAAATCTTGTCAAACTTTTAGGATACTGTGCCGTGGATGGCGAAAGAGGTATCCAGAGACTGCTTGTGTATGAGTTTATGCGAAACAAAAGTTTAGACGATCATCTTTTCAACAAGGCATATCCTGTGCTTCCCTGGAAGACAAGATTACAAATAATACTTGGAGCAGCTCAAGGATTAGCTTTTCTACATGAAGGGTTGGAAGTTCAG GTTATATATCGAGATTTCAAGACTTCCAATGTGTTATTAGATGAAGATCTGAAACCAAAGCTTTCAGACTTTGGGCTTGCTAGGGAGGGACCAATGGCTGGACGAACACATGTCTCAACAGCA GTAGTTGGGACATATGGATATGCTGCGCCAGATTACGTTGAGACAGGGCATCTCACAGCCAGAAGTGATGTTTGGAGCTTCGGTGTGGTACTATATGAGATTCTTACAGGCAGGCGATCGTTGGAAAGAAACAGGCCGAAAGTGGAGCAGAAGTTATTGGAATGGGTAAAGCAGTTACCTGCTGATAGTAAAAAGTTTGGTTTGATAATGGATCCACGACTTGGAAACCAGTATTCTATGAGTGCAGCTCGGAGGATTGCCAGGTTAGCAGACAGTTGTTTGTTAAAGAGCGCAAAAGATCGACCAAAGATGAGTCAGGTGGCAGAGACCTTGGAAAAGATAATCCAAGATTCATCAGAAGGAAGCCCTTCAAAGAATAGTTTTGAAGCCACTGGGAATGACGACCTGATTGACTCGAGTAAGAAGCCGGATCATGTAGAGGCCTCCGAGTCTTGGAAACGGCGAATGGCACACCTGGCAAAACTCAGTGAGCACGTTGACGGTGCCAGTAGAAGAAGATTTGTGATCACGCAGAGGGCCAAAGTACCCTGA
- the LOC118049466 gene encoding large ribosomal subunit protein eL43, with the protein MTKRTKKAGIVGKYGTRYGASLRKQIKKMEVSQHSKFFCEFCGKYAVKRKAVGIWGCKDCGKVKAGGAYTLNTASAVTVRSTIRRLREQTES; encoded by the exons ATG ACCAAGAGAACCAAGAAGGCTGGTATTGTTGGGAAGTATG GTACCCGTTATGGTGCTAGTTTGAGGAAGCAGATTAAGAAGATGGAGGTCAGTCAGCACAGCAAGTTCTTCTGTGAGTTTTGCGGCAAG TATGCTGTTAAGAGGAAGGCTGTTGGTATCTGGGGTTGCAAGGATTGTGGCAAAGTGAAAGCTGGAGGTGCTTACACTTTGAA TACTGCTAGTGCCGTGACTGTCAGGAGTACCATCCGTAGGCTGAGGGAGCAGACCGAgagttaa
- the LOC118049470 gene encoding probable serine/threonine-protein kinase PBL19 isoform X2, whose amino-acid sequence MKCFQYYFKDKSRSRGRRSAPELKQRSTTKTDDSLYTTDGMIKSSCSETSQRGISEMYEEKAHNLRVFSFSELRNATNGFNRLFKIGEGGFGNVYKGSIKPADGEGDPIVVAIKKLNADGFQGHKQWVTEVQFLGVLEHPNLVKLLGYCAVDGERGIQRLLVYEFMRNKSLDDHLFNKAYPVLPWKTRLQIILGAAQGLAFLHEGLEVQVIYRDFKTSNVLLDEDLKPKLSDFGLAREGPMAGRTHVSTAVVGTYGYAAPDYVETGHLTARSDVWSFGVVLYEILTGRRSLERNRPKVEQKLLEWVKQLPADSKKFGLIMDPRLGNQYSMSAARRIARLADSCLLKSAKDRPKMSQVAETLEKIIQDSSEGSPSKNSFEATGNDDLIDSSKKPDHVEASESWKRRMAHLAKLSEHVDGASRRRFVITQRAKVP is encoded by the exons atgaagtgttTTCAGTATTACTTCAAGGACAAATCAAGAAGCAGGGGACGAAGATCAGCACCGGAATTGAAACAGCGAAGTACAACGAAGACCGATGATTCTTTATATACTACTGATGGGATGATCAAGTCTTCATGCTCAGAAACTTCACAGAGAGGCATATCAGAAATGTATGAAGAGAAGGCTCATAATCTGAGAGTCTTTTCTTTCTCAGAGCTCAGAAATGCAACTAACGGTTTCAATAGGCTGTTTAAGATCGGGGAAGGTGGATTTGGTAATGTCTATAAAGGTTCAATCAAGCCTGCTGATGGAGAAGGTGACCCTATTGTTGTTGCAATTAAGAAGCTTAACGCAGATGGCTTCCAG GGTCATAAACAATGGGTGACCGAAGTTCAATTTCTTGGTGTTCTGGAGCATCCAAATCTTGTCAAACTTTTAGGATACTGTGCCGTGGATGGCGAAAGAGGTATCCAGAGACTGCTTGTGTATGAGTTTATGCGAAACAAAAGTTTAGACGATCATCTTTTCAACAAGGCATATCCTGTGCTTCCCTGGAAGACAAGATTACAAATAATACTTGGAGCAGCTCAAGGATTAGCTTTTCTACATGAAGGGTTGGAAGTTCAG GTTATATATCGAGATTTCAAGACTTCCAATGTGTTATTAGATGAAGATCTGAAACCAAAGCTTTCAGACTTTGGGCTTGCTAGGGAGGGACCAATGGCTGGACGAACACATGTCTCAACAGCA GTAGTTGGGACATATGGATATGCTGCGCCAGATTACGTTGAGACAGGGCATCTCACAGCCAGAAGTGATGTTTGGAGCTTCGGTGTGGTACTATATGAGATTCTTACAGGCAGGCGATCGTTGGAAAGAAACAGGCCGAAAGTGGAGCAGAAGTTATTGGAATGGGTAAAGCAGTTACCTGCTGATAGTAAAAAGTTTGGTTTGATAATGGATCCACGACTTGGAAACCAGTATTCTATGAGTGCAGCTCGGAGGATTGCCAGGTTAGCAGACAGTTGTTTGTTAAAGAGCGCAAAAGATCGACCAAAGATGAGTCAGGTGGCAGAGACCTTGGAAAAGATAATCCAAGATTCATCAGAAGGAAGCCCTTCAAAGAATAGTTTTGAAGCCACTGGGAATGACGACCTGATTGACTCGAGTAAGAAGCCGGATCATGTAGAGGCCTCCGAGTCTTGGAAACGGCGAATGGCACACCTGGCAAAACTCAGTGAGCACGTTGACGGTGCCAGTAGAAGAAGATTTGTGATCACGCAGAGGGCCAAAGTACCCTGA
- the LOC118049467 gene encoding eukaryotic translation initiation factor 4G: MSYNQSRSGSDKSELQYRKSGRSISSNQLRTSSQSYGKGGGGGGGGPPVPSPSSSSLSSNRSFNKKSSYVPQGGGQSSRVNVAPVVNSSDSGNNAASTIRNVQNGAAAQPPLHGTSDAPPPASSFTKPTEASATQRSARAVPKAPTSQPAAISSESGAPTTPAKAPVDASKAFAFQFGSISPGFMNGMQVPARTSSAPPNLDEQKRDQARQDTFRPAPSLPTPAPKQQFQRKEVSTAEQTISGEVHPLPKAKKETQVSPAPSASHSQKPSVLPVPPIASMQMQYLQPQVSVQFGGRGPQIQSQGVPPTSLQMPIPVPLQMGNAPQVQQPVFIQGIQHHPMQPQGMMRQGQNLSFTTTMGPQIPPQLGSLGMNIASQYSPQQGGKFGSQRKTSVKITDPKTHEELRLDKRTDPYPDTGPSGLRSHLNAPQSQPIPSFTPSRPINYYPSAYNTNNLFFQTPSSLPLTGGQIAPNSQPQPRFNYPVNQGPQNVPYTNASALNSLPASKSGIAIHGVAEPHKSEHASDALNAISSTPSGAVQVTIKPPVGSIGEKVVEPSLPKISPVEKGGSHKSSSSSGEASPSPSQRDSETSSESSLRQAKPVGESLVKSPPVAAKQLAEVAVDGAASTLPAQSVEAIPVVSNAEDRKKEALSIQKKPGKKGSVEPQHQIGGQTTLSTSLSSRTVELGVCYGGGVSETAETNAAPSPSPANSEALTKSIKEPVSTISALNPDVSEMKVENAGDGFNAVSAQVLVAGVAKTPHTTPQAMLDGSSSQEKLKCEIPTAEDKGQKSLSECLKQDYSMSPAPVNSKFADLVKQDKEVSDLTGTSVGNEVPASETAQEGLVEPVTHHTANDKVSDSADVSASRNLDSADDRKPSDASLRHGDGIGNKEASVTKSSVSGQQDSLPVPDLSEATAKHKGECAENPGSGTVPYAISSSKEKPTEPTLSKSTSGRFKKKRREFLLKADLAGTTSDLYGAYKGPEEKKENVISSDVTESTSPILNQTPADALQVDSVASEKNKAEPDDWEDAADISTPKLDSDGELSCGGLGQHDSDGNANTAKKYSRDFLLKFSEQFSNLPEGFVITSDIAEALSVNVSHPADLDSYPSPARVMDRSNSGSRIDRRGSGMVDDGRWSKQPGPFGSGRDMHLDMGYGPNASFRPVAGGNHGVLRNPRAQSPGQYAGGILSGPVQSAGLQGGMQRGGSDADKWQRSGSSVYKGLIPSPHTPLQTMHKAERKYEVGKVADEEAAKQRQLKGILNKLTPQNFEKLFEQVKAVNIDNVVTLNGVISQIFDKALMEPTFCEMYANFCFHLAAELPELIEDDEKVTFKRLLLNKCQEEFERGEREQEEANKADEEGEIKKSDEEREEQRIKARRRMLGNIRLIGELYKKRMLTERIMHECIKKLLGQYQNPDEEDVEALCKLMSTIGEMIDHPKAKVHMDAYFEMMAKLSNNMKLSSRVRFMLKDAIDLRKNKWQQRRKVEGPKKIEEVHRDAAQERQLQTSRLARNPGMNSSPRRGPMDFGPRGSTMLSSPNAHMGGFRGFPSQVRGHGNQDVRHEDRQSYEARTVSVPLPQRPLGDDSITLGPQGGLARGMSIRGTPAITGAPVAEISPSPSDSRRMAVGLNGVSAILERSNYSPREDLIPRYSPDRFAVAPAYDQMSGQERNMNYVNRDLRNLDRGFDRPLGSSSLTNTQGPSFAQSIPTGKMRPEEQLRAMSMVTIKEFYSARDEKEVALCIKDLNSPSFHPSMISLWVTDSFERKDMDRDVLAKLLASLTRSQDCILDSNQLVKGFESVLTTLEDAVTDAPRAPEFLGRIFGRVVVENVVPLKEIGRLLHEGGEVPGSLLKFGLAGDVLGSVLEMIKAEKGQGGVNEILNSFNLRLEDFRPPHPNRSRILEKFI; encoded by the exons aTGTCCTACAATCAATCAAGGAGTGGCAGCGATAAGAGCGAGTTACAGTATAGGAAATCAGGGCGATCCATCAGCTCTAATCAGCTACGGACTTCCTCTCAATCTTACGGCAAGGGCGGtggtggtggcggcggcggccCCCCAGTCCCTTCaccgtcttcttcttctctttcctccAATCGCag TTTCAATAAGAAGTCTAGTTATGTTCCACAAGGAGGAGGGCAATCTAGTAGGGTAAATGTGGCACCTGTTGTGAATTCTTCCGATTCCGGTAATAATGCTGCTTCTACAATCCGTAATGTACAGAATGGTGCCGCGGCGCAACCCCCATTACATG gaacaTCTGATGCTCCGCCGCCTGCAAGCAGTTTTACCAAGCCGACAGAAGCATCAGCTACTCAGAGGAGTGCCCGAGCTGTTCCAAAGGCTCCAACTTCTCAACCTGCCGCCATAAGTTCGGAGAGTGGAGCACCCACTACACCTGCCAAGG CCCCAGTAGATGCATCTAAGGCGTTTGCGTTTCAATTTGGGTCCATTAGTCCTGGCTTCATGAATGGGATGCAG GTTCCTGCTCGAACAAGCTCAGCCCCCCCAAATTTGGACGAGCAGAAACGTGACCAG GCACGCCAAGATACATTTAGGCCTGCTCCTTCATTACCGACTCCTGCTCCTAAGCAGCAATTTCAGAGGAAGGAAGTGAGCACAGCAGAACAAACTATCTCTGGGGAGGTTCATCCACTTCCCAAGGCCAAAAAGGAGACACAAGTCTCACCTGCACCATCTGCGAGCCACTCACAGAAGCCTTCTGTTCTTCCGGTTCCTCCTATAGCTTCTATGCAAATGCAATATCTGCAGCCACAGGTCTCTGTGCAGTTTGGTGGCCGAGGCCCACAAATTCAGTCCCAGGGTGTCCCACCAACTTCTCTTCAGATGCCAATTCCAGTGCCATTGCAGATGGGCAATGCTCCTCAAGTGCAACAGCCAGTGTTTATTCAAGGTATCCAACATCATCCTATGCAGCCTCAGGGAATGATGCGTCAAGGGCAAAACTTGAGTTTTACGACAACAATGGGTCCTCAGATACCTCCTCAGTTAGGCAGCTTAGGAATGAACATTGCCTCACAATATTCTCCACAACAGGGTGGTAAATTTGGCAGTCAGCGTAAAACATCTGTCAAGATTACTGATCCAAAGACACATGAAGAGCTGAGGCTTGATAAACGGACAGATCCATATCCAGACACTGGACCATCAGGTCTAAGATCTCATCTCAATGCTCCCCAGTCCCAGCCAATTCCATCATTTACACCTTCACGTCCAATTAACTATTATCCTAGTGCTTacaatacaaataatttattttttcaaactccaAGCTCTCTACCGTTAACTGGTGGGCAAATAGCACCAAATTCTCAGCCACAACCTAGGTTTAATTATCCAGTTAACCAGGGGCCCCAAAATGTTCCGTATACCAATGCATCTGCTCTTAATTCCCTTCCAGCTAGTAAGTCTGGGATTGCAATTCATGGTGTTGCAGAACCGCATAAATCAGAACATGCCAGTGATGCACTTAATGCAATCTCCTCAACTCCATCTGGAGCAGTACAAGTGACCATTAAACCACCAGTTGGTTCTATTGGAGAGAAAGTTGTGGAGCCATCTTTGCCAAAGATCTCTCCTGTAGAAAAGGGCGGATCCCACAAATCCTCAAGCTCATCTGGGGAAGCTAGCCCATCTCCTTCTCAAAGAGATTCAGAGACTTCATCAGAAAGCTCTTTACGACAGGCAAAACCTGTTGGTGAATCGCTGGTCAAGTCACCTCCAGTGGCAGCAAAACAGCTTGCAGAGGTTGCTGTTGATGGTGCAGCATCTACTTTGCCAGCTCAGTCTGTGGAGGCAATACCAGTTGTATCCAATGCTGAAGACCGAAAAAAGGAAGCTCTGAGTATTCAGAAGAAACCAGGCAAGAAAGGAAGTGTTGAGCCTCAGCATCAG attggTGGACAGACTACCTTGTCCACGAGCTTGTCTTCTCGCACTGTGGAACTTGGTGTATGTTATGGCGGTGGAGTTTCTGAAACTGCAGAAACTAATGCAGCTCCTTCCCCATCACCAGCAAACAGTGAAGCTTTGACAAAATCAATCAAGGAACCAGTGTCAACAATTTCTGCTTTGAATCCTGATGTTTCTGAAATGAAGGTTGAGAATGCTGGAGATGGTTTTAATGCTGTTTCAGCTCAGGTTCTTGTTGCTGGAGTTGCTAAAACTCCACACACCACTCCACAAGCTATGCTGGATGGTTCCTCCTCACAGGAAAAATTGAAATGTGAAATTCCAACTGCAGAAGATAAAGGACAGAAATCACTGTCTGAATGTCTTAAACAAGATTACAGCATGTCTCCAGCACCAGTTAATTCAAAATTTGCAGACCTTGTCAAGCAAGATAAAGAGGTATCTGATTTGACAGGGACATCTGTTGGCAATGAGGTCCCAGCCTCAGAAACTGCACAGGAGGGGCTGGTGGAACCTGTGACTCACCACACAGCAAATGACAAGGTATCAGATAGTGCTGATGTATCTGCATCCAGAAATTTAGATTCTGCCGATGATAGAAAGCCTTCAGATGCATCTTTGAGGCACGGTGATGGCATAGGTAATAAAGAAGCTTCTGTTACAAAATCAAGTGTATCGGGTCAGCAGGATTCTCTTCCAGTTCCTGATCTTTCTGAGGCAACTGCAAAACACAAAGGGGAATGTGCGGAAAACCCCGGCAGTGGAACAGTCCCTTATGCAATATCTAGTTCCAAAGAAAAACCCACTGAGCCGACTTTATCAAAGAGTACCTCTGGTAGAtttaagaagaagagaagagaatttCTTCTGAAAGCAGATCTTGCTGGGACTACTTCTGATCTTTATGGGGCATATAAAGGCCccgaggaaaagaaagaaaatgtcaTATCTTCAGACGTCACAGAAAGCACTAGCCCTATTCTGAATCAGACACCTGCTGATGCCCTGCAGGTTGACTCTGTAGCAAGCGAGAAAAATAAAGCCGAGCCAGATGATTGGGAAGATGCTGCTGACATCTCTACACCGAAACTGGATAGTGATGGGGAACTATCATGTGGAGGATTGGGACAGCATGATTCAGACGGGAATGCGAATACAGCCAAAAAATATTCGAGAGATTTTCTCCTTAAATTTTCTGAGCAATTTTCTAATCTTCCTGAAGGTTTTGTAATTACATCTGATATAGCAGAGGCTTTGAGTGTCAACGTTTCTCATCCTGCTGATCTTGATTCATACCCCAGTCCTGCAAGAGTTATGGACAGGTCTAATAGTGGATCTCGAATAGACCGACGTGGGAGTGGTATGGTTGATGATGGCCGATGGAGTAAACAGCCTGGTCCATTTGGTTCGGGAAGGGATATGCACTTGGATATGGGTTATGGACCTAATGCCAGTTTTCGACCTGTTGCAGGAGGCAACCATGGTGTTCTGAGGAACCCGCGAGCACAGAGTCCTGGACAGTATGCAGGAGGGATTCTATCTGGACCCGTACAATCAGCGGGTCTGCAGGGAGGGATGCAAAGAGGTGGCTCAGATGCTGACAAATGGCAGCGTTCTGGTAGTTCTGTGTATAAAGGATTGATTCCTTCTCCTCATACTCCATTACAGACTATGCACAAAGCTGAGAGAAAGTATGAAGTGGGTAAAGTGGCAGATGAAGAAGCAGCCAAGCAAAGACAGTTGAAAGGCATATTGAACAAGTTAACTCCTCAGAATTTCGAGAAGCTTTTTGAGCAAGTAAAAGCTGTTAACATTGACAATGTTGTGACACTTAACGGTGTTATCTCACAGATCTTTGACAAAGCTTTAATGGAGCCCACTTTCTGTGAAATGTATGCTAATTTCTGCTTTCATCTAGCAGCAGAGTTGCCTGAACtcattgaagatgatgaaaaggTGACTTTCAAGAGGTTACTTCTGAACAAGTGCCAGGAGGAATTTGAGAGAGGGGAGCGAGAGCAAGAGGAAGCTAATAAAGCTGATGAAGAGGGTGAGATTAAAAAGTCTGATGAGGAAAGAGAAGAACAGAGAATCAAGGCACGGAGACGAATGCTTGGTAACATAAGACTAATTGGTGAGctctataaaaaaagaatgttgaCTGAAAGAATAATGCACGAGTGCATCAAAAAGTTGCTGGGCCAATATCAGAATCCCGATGAGGAGGATGTTGAGGCTCTTTGTAAACTAATGAGCACTATTGGAGAGATGATTGACCATCCCAAAGCTAAGGTGCATATGGATGCATATTTTGAAATGATGgcaaaattatcaaacaacatGAAACTCTCATCTAGGGTTAGATTTATGTTGAAGGATGCAATTGATTTGAGGAAAAACAAATGGCAGCAGAGGAGGAAGGTTGAAGGGCCGAAAAAGATCGAGGAAGTGCACAGAGATGCTGCTCAAGAACGACAGCTGCAAACTAGTAGGCTGGCTCGCAATCCTGGCATGAATTCTTCTCCAAGAAGGGGCCCTATGGATTTTGGTCCAAGAGGGTCAACAATGTTATCTTCTCCAAATGCTCATATGGGTGGTTTCCGAGGGTTTCCTTCTCAGGTTCGTGGGCATGGCAACCAGGATGTTCGGCATGAGGACAGGCAATCTTATGAGGCTAGGACTGTGTCTGTTCCCTTACCTCAAAGACCTCTTGGTGATGATTCTATTACTTTGGGTCCCCAAGGTGGTCTTGCAAGAGGAATGTCCATTAGAGGAACACCTGCTATTACAGGTGCTCCTGTAGCTGAGATTTCTCCAAGCCCAAGTGACTCGAGAAGAATGGCAGTTGGTTTGAATGGTGTTAGTGCCATTTTAGAACGATCAAATTATAGCCCAAGGGAAGATCTCATTCCAAGATATTCTCCTGACAGATTTGCAGTTGCACCTGCTTATGATCAAATGAGTGGTCAGGAACGAAATATGAATTATGTTAACAGGGACCTGAGGAATCTAGATCGTGGTTTTGATAGGCCGCTGGGATCATCATCACTAACAAATACACAAGGGCCATCTTTTGCCCAGAGTATTCCAACAGGAAAGATGCGGCCTGAAGAACAACTGCGAGCTATGTCCATGGTCACAATAAAAGAATTTTACAG TGCCCGAGATGAGAAAGAAGTTGCTCTATGCATAAAAGATTTGAATTCCCCAAGTTTCCACCCTTCAATGATCTCTCTCTGGGTCACAGACTCATTTGAAAGGAAGGACATGGATAGAGATGTTTTGGCTAAGCTTCTTGCCAGTCTTACAAGATCCCAGGATTGCATTTTGGATTCAAATCAGCTCGTCAAAGG GTTTGAATCAGTTCTGACTACCTTGGAGGATGCTGTAACTGATGCCCCCAGAGCACCAGAATTTCTTGGACGCATCTTTGGCAGAGTTGTTGTAGAAAATGTTGTTCCACTAAAAGAGATTGGGCGGTTATTGCATGAAGGCGGAGAGGTGCCGGGTAGCCTTCTTAAGTTTGGGCTTGCGGGGGACGTTCTTGGAAGTGTTTTGGAGATGATCAAAGCAGAGAAAGGACAAGGTGGCGTAAATGAGATTCTTAACTCCTTCAATTTGCGTCTTGAAGATTTCCGGCCTCCACATCCTAACAGATCAAGGATACTAGAAAAGTTTATTTAG
- the LOC118049468 gene encoding metacaspase-1, whose translation MYSNMLVNCSNCQTPLQLPPGAESIRCVICQAVTHIAVHSRHAPPPSNPATPPPPPPSTLAPPSPYNHAPPGPPPNQHGRKKAVIVGISYKYSRHELKGCINDAKCMRHLLMTKFQFPQDSIIMLTEEETDPYRIPNKQNMRLALFWLVQDCQPGDSLLFHYSGHGSRQRNYNGDEVDGYDETLCPLDFETQGMIVDDEINSTIVKPLPHGVRLHAIIDACHSGTVLDLHFLCRMKSNGQYAWEDHRPRSGIWKGTNGGDVISLSGCDDNQTSADTSALSKITSTGAMTFCFIQAIERGHGTTYGSILNSMRTTIRNTGGNNLGGGDVVTSLIGMLLTGGSGGGGLRQEPQLTSCQPFDVYTRPFSL comes from the exons ATGTACAGTAACATGCTTGTAAATTGTTCCAATTGCCAGACTCCGCTCCAGCTACCACCGGGTGCCGAATCCATCCGCTGTGTTATCTGTCAAGCTGTAACTCACATCGCTGTCCACTCTCGCCATGCTCCTCCACCATCAAACCCCGccactcctcctcctcctcctccttcgaCGCTCGCACCACCGTCCCCCTACAACCACGCGCCACCGGGCCCTCCACCAAACCAACACGGAAGAAAAAAGGCAGTTATTGTTGGGATTTCGTACAAGTACTCGAGGCACGAGTTAAAGGGGTGTATCAATGATGCAAAGTGCATGCGTCATCTTTTGATGACCAAGTTTCAGTTCCCTCAAGATTCTATTATCATGTTAACTG AAGAAGAAACTGACCCCTACAGAATTCCCAACAAACAAAACATGAGGTTGGCATTATTTTGGCTTGTACAAGATTGTCAACCTGGAGATTCCTTGCTTTTTCACTATTCTGGACATGGTTCAAGGCAAAGAAATTATAATGGTGATGAGGTTGATGGATATGATGAAACTCTATGTCCACTTGACTTTGAAACTCAAGGTATGATTGTTGATGATgaaatcaattcaacaattgtcAAACCGCTTCCTCATGGTGTCAGACTTCATGCAATAATTGATGCTTGCCATAGTGGCACTGTATTGGATCTACACTTCCTTTGCAGAATGAAAAG TAACGGGCAGTATGCATGGGAGGACCATCGTCCACGATCAGGTATATGGAAAGGGACAAACGGTGGAGATGTCATTTCTTTAAGTGGTTGTGATGACAATCAAACCTCTGCTGATACATCT GCTTTATCAAAGATAACTTCGACAGGTGCAATGACCTTTTGCTTCATCCAAGCTATTGAGCGTGGACATGGCACCACGTATGGGAGCATTCTAAACTCAATGCGTACCACTATTCGAAATACTGGTGGTAATAACCTTGGCGGGGGGGATGTTGTGACATCTCTCATCGGCATGCTCTTGACAGGAggcagtggtggtggtgggctGAGACAG GAGCCACAGCTGACTTCTTGCCAGCCTTTTGATGTTTATACAAGACCGTTTTCTCTTTAa